In a genomic window of Magnolia sinica isolate HGM2019 chromosome 14, MsV1, whole genome shotgun sequence:
- the LOC131226050 gene encoding chloroplast stem-loop binding protein of 41 kDa a, chloroplastic, with protein sequence MAMASASLSSHLLFSTSSCNLPSSSSSSLPSLPQFSFSPTVSLSSLSSSFSSSSIFSPIPKRSSSFSSSSSSSSFSFRVTASAKKKVLIVNTNSGGHAIIGFYFAKELLGSGHDVTVLTVGDETSDKMKKPPFSRFSELVSAGGQTIWGDPAEVGKVVQGAAFDVVLDNNGKDLDTVRPVADWAKNAGAEQFLYISSAGIYKPADEPPHVEGDVVKADASHVGVEKYIEELSFSSWAVFRPQYMIGSGNNKDCEEWFFDRIVRDRPVPIPGSGMQLTNISHSRDLSSMLALAVEKPGDASGNIFNCVSDRAVTLDGFAKLCAQAAGRPVKIIHYDPKAVGIDAKKAFPFRIMHFYAEPRAAKEILGWSSTTNLPTDLKERFDEYVKIGRDKKPIKFDIDDKILESLKVPVAV encoded by the exons atggccATGGCTTCTGCTTCTCTCTCTTCTCATCTTCTCTTCTCTACCTCATCCTGCaatctcccttcttcttcttcttcatctctccCTTCTCTTCCCCAATTCTCTTTCTCAcccactgtctctctctcttccctctcttcctctttctcttcttcttctatcttctctcccattcccaaacgctcctcttccttctcttcttcttcttcttcttcgtctttttCGTTCAGAGTAACGGCAAGTGCGAAGAAGAAGGTCCTCATTGTAAATACAAACAGCGGTGGCCACGCCATCATCGGCTTCTATTTCGCTAAAGAGCTTCTGGGTTCCGGCCATGATGTTACGGTGCTCACTGTCGGTGATGAGACTTCGGATAAGATGAAAAAGCCCCCTTTCAGCAGATTCTCT GAGCTCGTGAGTGCAGGTGGTCAGACAATCTGGGGTGACCCGGCCGAAGTGGGAAAAGTTGTTCAGGGGGCAGCATTTGACGTTGTGTTGGACAACAATGGCAAGGATTTGGACACTGTGAG GCCTGTTGCTGACTGGGCGAAGAATGCGGGTGCTGAACAATTTCTGTACATCAGCAGTGCTGGAATTTATAAACCAGCTGATGAACCTCCTCACGTTGAAGGG GATGTTGTTAAGGCAGATGCCAGTCATGTCGGAGTGGAGAAATACATTGAGGAGCTTTCCTTCAGTAGCTGGGCAGTATTTCGTCCGCAGTACATGATAGGGTCTGGGAACAACAAAGATTGTGAAGAGTGGTTCTTTGATC GAATTGTCAGAGACAGGCCAGTTCCCATCCCTGGTTCAGGAATGCAACTCACTAACATTTCACACAGTAGGGACTTGTCCAGTATGCTGGCCCTAGCTGTTGAGAAGCCTGGTGATGCTAGTGGCAATATCTTCAACTGTGTTAGTGACCGTGCTGTGACTTTGGATGGATTTGCCAAGCTCTGTGCTCAAGCTGCAGGTCGCCCAGTCAAGATCATCCATTATGACCCAAAGGCTGTTGGGATTGATGCAAAGAAAGCATTTCCTTTTCGCATTATG CACTTCTATGCAGAACCAAGAGCTGCCAAGGAAATACTGGGGTGGAGTAGCACTACTAACCTTCCTACGGATTTGAAGGAGAGGTTTGATGAGTATGTGAAGATTGGTAGAGACAAGAAGCCAATAAAGTTTGATATCGATGATAAGATACTCGAGTCTCTTAAAGTTCCAGTTGCTGTGTAA
- the LOC131226051 gene encoding uncharacterized protein LOC131226051 isoform X1, with product MAVALNSSSPSHLSKGSKISMGSSPRLSPSSDKRFWSSLRSRVDTILENRKRKNTSTEIGESEREERFKEDTLLLLQGFDSISSSLSQLTDNLDAAAQGASDLAQPSLTELLQREPKKSEDEEGIRPRVKRQCPSNESSEDDEAAIRNENKQSPTNVAKNEQMKKARNLAVSMATKAASLARELKSIKSDLCFMQDRCSLLEEENRRLRDGFSKGERPDEDDLVRLQLEALLAEKSRLANENANLTRENQCLHQLVEYHQLTSQDLSASYEQAIRGICLDFSSPIREYDNENDDYDDGYGDGVEIPHITGADSFEFSSSLDKHSEEQNYWPFF from the exons ATGGCCGTTGCATTGAACAGCTCTTCTCCTTCCCATCTCAGCAAg GGCTCGAAAATCTCCATGGGTTCTTCTCCTCGTCTCAGCCCAAGCTCAGATAAACGCTTCTGGAGCTCCCTACGCAGCCGTGTAGATACCATTCTCGAGAATCGAAAGCGCAAAAACACTTCCACG GAAATAGGAGAATCCGAACGCGAGGAACGGTTCAAAGAAGATACCTTGCTTTTGCTCCAAGGCTTCGATTCAATCTCTTCTTCTCTGTCTCAGCTTACAGACAATTTAGATGCAGCAGCACAG GGAGCTAGCGATCTAGCTCAACCCTCGTTGACAGAATTGCTGCAGAGAGAGCCTAAAAAATCAGAAGATGAAGAAGGAATACGACCGAGGGTGAAGAGGCAATGCCCTTCTAATGAATCATCAGAAGATGATGAGGCTGCCATTCGAAATGAAAACAAACAAAGCCCAACAAATGTTGCAAAGAACGAGCAAATGAAGAAGGCTCGAAAT CTTGCGGTTTCCATGGCAACTAAAGCAGCTTCGCTTGCACGGGAACTAAAATCGATTAAATCAGACCTGTGTTTCATGCAAGACCGATGTTCTCTTCTTGAGGAGGAAAACAGGAGGCTCCGAGATGGATTTTCAAAAGGCGAGAGACCGGATGAAGATGATTTG GTGAGACTCCAACTGGAGGCACTACTTGCTGAGAAGTCCAGATTAGCAAATGAGAATGCAAATTTAACTAGAGAGAATCAGTGTCTTCACCAGCTTGTTGAGTATCACCAGTTGACATCTCAAGATCTGTCAGCATCATACGAGCAAGCAATACGTGGGATATGCTTGGATTTTTCATCACCGATCAGGGAATATGACAATGaaaatgatgattatgatgatggttATGGTGATGGTGTAGAAATTCCTCATATTACTGGAGCAGATAGTTTTGAGTTCTCATCTTCCCTGGACAAGCACTCCGAAGAACAAAACTA TTGGCCTTTTTTCTGA
- the LOC131226051 gene encoding uncharacterized protein LOC131226051 isoform X2, with translation MAVALNSSSPSHLSKGSKISMGSSPRLSPSSDKRFWSSLRSRVDTILENRKRKNTSTEIGESEREERFKEDTLLLLQGFDSISSSLSQLTDNLDAAAQGASDLAQPSLTELLQREPKKSEDEEGIRPRVKRQCPSNESSEDDEAAIRNENKQSPTNVAKNEQMKKARNLAVSMATKAASLARELKSIKSDLCFMQDRCSLLEEENRRLRDGFSKGERPDEDDLVRLQLEALLAEKSRLANENANLTRENQCLHQLVEYHQLTSQDLSASYEQAIRGICLDFSSPIREYDNENDDYDDGYGDGVEIPHITGADSFEFSSSLDKHSEEQN, from the exons ATGGCCGTTGCATTGAACAGCTCTTCTCCTTCCCATCTCAGCAAg GGCTCGAAAATCTCCATGGGTTCTTCTCCTCGTCTCAGCCCAAGCTCAGATAAACGCTTCTGGAGCTCCCTACGCAGCCGTGTAGATACCATTCTCGAGAATCGAAAGCGCAAAAACACTTCCACG GAAATAGGAGAATCCGAACGCGAGGAACGGTTCAAAGAAGATACCTTGCTTTTGCTCCAAGGCTTCGATTCAATCTCTTCTTCTCTGTCTCAGCTTACAGACAATTTAGATGCAGCAGCACAG GGAGCTAGCGATCTAGCTCAACCCTCGTTGACAGAATTGCTGCAGAGAGAGCCTAAAAAATCAGAAGATGAAGAAGGAATACGACCGAGGGTGAAGAGGCAATGCCCTTCTAATGAATCATCAGAAGATGATGAGGCTGCCATTCGAAATGAAAACAAACAAAGCCCAACAAATGTTGCAAAGAACGAGCAAATGAAGAAGGCTCGAAAT CTTGCGGTTTCCATGGCAACTAAAGCAGCTTCGCTTGCACGGGAACTAAAATCGATTAAATCAGACCTGTGTTTCATGCAAGACCGATGTTCTCTTCTTGAGGAGGAAAACAGGAGGCTCCGAGATGGATTTTCAAAAGGCGAGAGACCGGATGAAGATGATTTG GTGAGACTCCAACTGGAGGCACTACTTGCTGAGAAGTCCAGATTAGCAAATGAGAATGCAAATTTAACTAGAGAGAATCAGTGTCTTCACCAGCTTGTTGAGTATCACCAGTTGACATCTCAAGATCTGTCAGCATCATACGAGCAAGCAATACGTGGGATATGCTTGGATTTTTCATCACCGATCAGGGAATATGACAATGaaaatgatgattatgatgatggttATGGTGATGGTGTAGAAATTCCTCATATTACTGGAGCAGATAGTTTTGAGTTCTCATCTTCCCTGGACAAGCACTCCGAAGAACAAAACTAG
- the LOC131224996 gene encoding uncharacterized protein LOC131224996 translates to MESFRTYMELHNASDVVMCRAFLLTLADAARLWFKQLKLRSIKSFSELSKAFLTNFSRGKKRLKAPAHPMNIVQRDDGLLKDYIKHFNMEALQVRKHSNKTALNAIMTGLRDKSFLFSLDKNPLTMLAKFLNRSQKHANVKESWILQDAVQKKKFCDQRAHE, encoded by the coding sequence ATGGAGTCATTCCGAACCTACATGGAACTCCATAACGCATCTGATGTCGTCATGTGCCGAGCCTTCTTGCTGACCTTGGCCGATGCTGCACGGCTTTGGTTTAAACAGTTAAAACTAAGGTCCATCAAATCATTTTCCGAGCTCAGCAAGGCCTTCCTCACCAATTTCAGTAGAGGAAAGAAAAGACTCAAAGCGCCAGCTCATCCGATGAATATAGTCCAGAGAGACGACGGGCTCttaaaagattatatcaagcactTCAATATGGAAGCACTACAAGTACGAAAACACTCAAACAAAACCGCACTGAACGCCATCATGACCGGCCTGAGAGACAAGTCGTTCCTCTTCTCTTTGGATAAGAACCCTCTTACTATGTTGGCCAAGTTCCTGAACCGATCACAGAAGCATGCTAATGTCAAAGAATCCTGGATCTTACAAGACgccgttcaaaaaaaaaagttctgCGATCAAAGAGCACATGAATAA